One Faecalispora anaeroviscerum genomic window carries:
- the zapA gene encoding cell division protein ZapA, with product MNKIKVRLNICGTECTLTSEDNETYVLALGDEVEKSIQSIMSKNDRVSLTLAAIITALSFCDESKKAVAAADNLRSQIKDYLEDSSRSRLEADEARREIERMKQEIQTLRARLSAGEAAQSAERELVRPAPAAPVQEKPEPLPEPKPLEEPEEFELSAEEQSLEEARPTAPAVPNVHTGHYSRPASAQVPEELDRSSFMSFFEKKETD from the coding sequence ATGAATAAGATTAAGGTGCGTCTGAATATTTGCGGAACCGAGTGTACCCTTACCTCGGAGGATAACGAGACTTATGTGCTTGCACTTGGGGATGAAGTGGAAAAAAGCATTCAGAGCATTATGTCCAAAAACGACCGGGTTTCTTTAACCCTGGCCGCGATCATAACCGCTTTGTCGTTCTGCGACGAGTCGAAAAAAGCCGTGGCGGCGGCGGATAATCTGCGCTCGCAGATTAAGGATTACCTGGAGGATTCCTCCCGCAGCCGTTTGGAGGCCGATGAGGCCCGCCGTGAAATTGAGCGTATGAAGCAGGAGATTCAGACCCTGCGCGCCCGTCTTTCGGCAGGCGAAGCCGCCCAGAGCGCGGAGCGGGAGCTTGTGCGCCCCGCCCCCGCCGCACCGGTGCAGGAGAAACCCGAGCCTTTGCCGGAGCCGAAGCCTCTGGAAGAGCCGGAAGAGTTCGAGCTTTCTGCTGAAGAGCAGAGTTTGGAGGAAGCACGGCCCACCGCGCCCGCTGTGCCGAACGTGCATACCGGCCACTACTCCCGCCCGGCGTCCGCACAGGTGCCGGAGGAGCTGGACCGCAGCAGCTTTATGAGCTTTTTTGAAAAGAAGGAAACGGACTGA